Proteins co-encoded in one Microcebus murinus isolate Inina chromosome 5, M.murinus_Inina_mat1.0, whole genome shotgun sequence genomic window:
- the BAG6 gene encoding large proline-rich protein BAG6 isoform X5, with translation MEHRLPSFWGIWHLEAWPRELSAMEPNDSTSTAVEEPDSLEVLVKTLDSQTRTFIVGAQMNVKEFKEHIAASVSIPSEKQRLIYQGRVLQDDKKLQEYNVGGKVIHLVERAPPQTQLPSGASSGTGSASATHGGGPSPGTRGPGASVHDRNANSYVMVGTFNLPSEPRVRLVMAQHMIRDIQTLLSRMECRGAPQVQHSQLPPQMPTVAPEPVALSSQTSEPVESEVPPREPMEAEGVEERAPAQSPELTPSGSAPTGPAPASETNAPNHPSPAEYVEVLQELQRLESRLQPFLQRYYEVLGTAATTDYNNNHEGREEDQRLINLVGESLRLLGNTFVALSDLRCNLACAPPRHLHVVRPMSHYTTPMVLQQAAIPIQINVGTTVTMTGNGTRPPPNPNAEAPPPGPGQASSLAPSSTTVESSSEGASPPGPAPPPATSHPRVIRISHQSVEPVVMMHMNIQGPLSLSPCPDSGTQPGGVPSAPTGPLGPPGHGQTLGSTLIQLPSLPPEFMHAVAHQITHQAMVAAVASAAAGQQVPGFPTAPTRVVIARPTPPQARPSHPGGPPVSGALQGTGLGTNASLAQMVSGLVGQLLMQPVLVAQGTPGMAPPPAPATASASAGTTNTATIAGPAPGGPAQPPPPQPSTADLQFSQLLGNLLGPAGPGTGGPGVPSPTITVAMPGVPAFLQGMTDFLQATQTAPPPPPPPPPPPPEQQTMPPPGSPSSGAGSPGGLGLESLPPEFYTSVVQGVLSSLLGSLGARAGSSESIAAFIQRLSGSSNIFEPGADGALGFFGALLSLLCQNFSMVDVVMLLHGHFQPLQRLQPQLRSFFHQHYLGGQEPTPSNIRMATHTLITGLEEYVRESFSLVQVQPGVDIIRTNLEFLQEQFNSIAAHVLHCTDSGFGARLLELCNQGLFECLALNLHCLGGQQMELAAVINGRIRRMSRGVNPSLVSWLTTMMGLRLQVVLEHMPVGPDAILRYVRRVGDPPQPLPEEPMEVQGAERTSPEPQRENASPAPGTTAEEAMSRGPPPPPEGGSRDDQDGASAETEPWAAAVPPEWVPIIQQDIQSQRKVKPQPPLSDAYLSGMPAKRRKTMQGEGPQLLLSEAVSRAAKAAGARPLTSPESLSRDLEAPEVQESYRHQLRSDIQKRLQEDPNYSPQRFPNAHRAFADDP, from the exons ATGGAGCACCGCCTCCCCAGTTTCTGGGGCATCTGGCATCTCGAGGCGTGGCCTCG AGAGCTGTCGGCCATGGAGCCAAATGATAGTACGAGTACCGCTGTGGAGGAGCCTGATAGCTTGGAGGTGCTGGTGAAGACCCTGGACTCTCAAACTCGGACCTTTATTGTGGGGGCCCAG ATGAATGTAAAAGAGTTCAAGGAGCACATTGCTGCCTCTGTCAGTATCCCATCTGAGAAACAGCGGCTCATCTACCAGGGCCGAGTTCTGCAAGATGATAAGAAGCTCCAGGAATATA ATGTTGGGGGAAAGGTTATCCACCTGGTGGAACGGGCTCCTCCTCAAACTCAGCTCCCTTCTGGGGCATCTTCTGGGACAGGGTCTGCTTCAGCCACCCATGGTGGGGGACCCTCACCTGGTACTCGGGGGCCTGGGGCCTCTGTTCATGACCGGAATGCCAACAGCTATGTCATGGTTGGAACCTTCAATCTTCCT AGTGAGCCCCGGGTACGGCTGGTGATGGCTCAGCACATGATCAGAGATATACAGACCTTACTATCCCGGATGGAG TGTCGAGGGGCTCCCCAAGTGCAGCACAGTCAGCTACCCCCACAGATGCCGACTGTGGCCCCAGAGCCAGTAGCCTTGAGCTCTCAAACATCAGAACCAGTGGAAAGTGAAGTTCCTCCTCGGGAGCCCATGGAGGCAGAAGGAGTGGAAGAGCGCGCCCCAGCGCAGAGCCCGGAGCTCACCCCTTCTGGCTCAGCCCCAACAGGCCCAGCACCTGCCTCAGAGACAAATGCACCCAA CCATCCTTCCCCTGCGGAGTATGTCGAAGTGCTCCAAGAGCTGCAGCGGCTGGAGAGCCGTCTCCAGCCCTTCTTGCAGCGCTACTATGAGGTTCTGGGCACTGCTGCCACCACGGACTACAACAACAAT CATGAGGGCCGGGAGGAGGATCAGCGGTTGATCAACTTGGTGGGGGAGAGCCTGCGGCTGCTGGGCAACACCTTTGTGGCATTGTCTGACCTGCGCTGCAACCTGGCCTGTGCGCCTCCACGACACCTGCATGTGGTCCGGCCCATGTCTCACTACACCACCCCCATGGTGCTCCAGCAGGCAGCCATTCCCATCCAG ATCAATGTGGGGACCACTGTGACTATGACAGGGAATGGGACTCGGCCCCCCCCGAATCCCAATGCGGAGGCACCTCCCCCTGGTCCTGGGCAGGCCTCGTCCTTGGCTCCGTCTTCTACCACTGTCGAGTCCTCAAGTGAGGGGGCTTCCCCACCAGGGCCAGCTCCCCCGCCAGCCACCAGTCACCCAAGGGTCATCCGGATTTCCCATCAAAGTGTGGAACCCGTGGTCATGATGCACATGAACATTCAAG GGccactctctctgtctccctgcccAGATTCTGGCACACAGCCCGGTGGTGTTCCGAGTGCTCCCACTGGCCCCCTAGGACCCCCTGGTCATGGCCAGACCCTGG GCTCCACCCTCATCcagctgccctccctgccccctgagTTCATGCACGCCGTCGCCCACCAGATCACTCATCAGGCCATGGTGGCAGCTGTTGCCTCCGCGGCCGCAG GACAGCAAGTGCCAGGCTTCCCGACAGCTCCAACCCGAGTGGTGATTGCCCGGCCCACCCCTCCACAGGCTCGGCCTTCCCATCCTGGGGGCCCCCCAGTCTCTGGGGCTCTG CAGGGCACTGGGCTGGGCACCAATGCCTCGCTGGCCCAGATGGTGAGCGGCCTTGTGGGGCAGCTCCTTATGCAGCCTGTCCTCGTGG CTCAGGGGACCCCAGGAATGGctccacctccagcccctgccaCTGCTTCAGCCAGTGCTGGCACCACCAACACAGCCACCATagctggccctgccccaggggGACCTGCTCAGCCTCCACCCCCTCAACCTTCCACAGCTGATCTTCAGTTCTCTCAGCTCCTGGGGAACCTACTGGGGCCTGCAGGGCCAGGGACTGGAGGGCCTGGCGTGCCTTCTCCCACCATCACTGTGGCAATGCCTGGTGTCCCTGCCTTTCTCCAGGGCATGACTGACTTCTTGCAG GCAACACAGAcagcccctccaccccctccacctcctccacccccacccccagagcagCAGACCATGCCCCCACCAGGGTCCCCTTCCAGTGGTGCAGGGAGTCCTGGAGGTCTAGGCCTTGAGAGCCTGCCACCGGAGTTTTACACCTCAGTGGTGCAGGGTGTGCTCAGCTCCCTGCTGGGTTCCCTGGGGGCTCGGGCTGGCAGCAGTGAAAGTATCGCTGCCTTCATACAGCGCCTCAGTGGATCCAGCAACATCTTTGAGCCTGGAGCTGATGGGGCTCTCG GATTCTTTGGGGCCCTGCTCTCTCTTCTGTGCCAGAACTTCTCCATGGTGGATGTAGTGATGCTTCTCCATGGGCATTTCCAGCCACTGCAGCGGCTTCAGCCCCAGCTACGATCCTTCTTCCACCAGCACTATCTGGGTGGTCAGGAGCCCACACCCAGTAACATCCGG ATGGCAACCCACACATTGATCACGGGTCTAGAAGAATATGTGCGGGAAAGTTTT TCTTTGGTGCAGGTTCAGCCAGGTGTGGACATCATCCGGACAAATCTGGAATTTCTCCAGGAGCAGTTTAATAGCATCGCTGCTCATGTGTTACACTGCACAG ACAGTGGATTTGGGGCCCGGTTGCTGGAGTTGTGTAACCAGGGACTGTTTGAATGTCTGGCCCTGAACCTGCACTGCTTGGGGGGACAGCAGATGGAGCTTGCTGCTGTTATCAATGGCCGGATT CGTCGTATGTCTCGTGGGGTGAATCCCTCCTTGGTGAGCTGGCTGACCACTATGATGGGACTGAGGCTTCAGGTGGTACTggagcacatgcctgtaggccctgATGCCATCCTCAGATACGTTCGCAGGGTTGGTGATCCCCCCCAG CCACTTCCTGAGGAACCAATGGAAGTTCAGGGAGCAGAAAGAACTTCCCCTGAGCCTCAG CGGGAGAATGCTTCCCCAGCTCCCGGGACAACAGCAGAAGAGGCCATGTCCCGAGGTCCACCTCCGCCTCCTGAGGGAGGCTCCCGAGATGATCAGGATGGAGCTTCAGCTGAGACAGAACCTTGGGCAGCTGCAGTTCCCCCA GAATGGGTCCCTATTATCCAGCAGGACATTCAGAGCCAGCGGAAGGTGAAACCACAGCCCCCTTTGAGCGATGCCTACCTCAGTGGTATGCCTGCTAAAAGACGCAAG ACGATGCAGGGTGAGGgcccccagctgctcctctcAGAGGCCGTGAGCCGGGCAGCTAAGGCAGCCGGAGCTCGGCCCCTGACAAGCCCGGAGAGCCTGAGCCGGGACCTGGAGGCACCAGAGGTTCAGGAGAGCTACAGGCACCAG CTCCGGTCTGATATACAAAAACGACTGCAGGAAGACCCCAACTATAGCCCCCAGCGCTTCCCTAATGCCCACCGGGCCTTTGCTGATGATCCCTAG
- the BAG6 gene encoding large proline-rich protein BAG6 isoform X35 has translation MEHRLPSFWGIWHLEAWPRELSAMEPNDSTSTAVEEPDSLEVLVKTLDSQTRTFIVGAQMNVKEFKEHIAASVSIPSEKQRLIYQGRVLQDDKKLQEYNVGGKVIHLVERAPPQTQLPSGASSGTGSASATHGGGPSPGTRGPGASVHDRNANSYVMVGTFNLPSEPRVRLVMAQHMIRDIQTLLSRMECRGAPQVQHSQLPPQMPTVAPEPVALSSQTSEPVESEVPPREPMEAEGVEERAPAQSPELTPSGSAPTGPAPASETNAPNHPSPAEYVEVLQELQRLESRLQPFLQRYYEVLGTAATTDYNNNHEGREEDQRLINLVGESLRLLGNTFVALSDLRCNLACAPPRHLHVVRPMSHYTTPMVLQQAAIPIQINVGTTVTMTGNGTRPPPNPNAEAPPPGPGQASSLAPSSTTVESSSEGASPPGPAPPPATSHPRVIRISHQSVEPVVMMHMNIQDSGTQPGGVPSAPTGPLGPPGHGQTLGQQVPGFPTAPTRVVIARPTPPQARPSHPGGPPVSGALQGTGLGTNASLAQMVSGLVGQLLMQPVLVAQGTPGMAPPPAPATASASAGTTNTATIAGPAPGGPAQPPPPQPSTADLQFSQLLGNLLGPAGPGTGGPGVPSPTITVAMPGVPAFLQGMTDFLQATQTAPPPPPPPPPPPPEQQTMPPPGSPSSGAGSPGGLGLESLPPEFYTSVVQGVLSSLLGSLGARAGSSESIAAFIQRLSGSSNIFEPGADGALGFFGALLSLLCQNFSMVDVVMLLHGHFQPLQRLQPQLRSFFHQHYLGGQEPTPSNIRMATHTLITGLEEYVRESFSLVQVQPGVDIIRTNLEFLQEQFNSIAAHVLHCTDSGFGARLLELCNQGLFECLALNLHCLGGQQMELAAVINGRIRRMSRGVNPSLVSWLTTMMGLRLQVVLEHMPVGPDAILRYVRRVGDPPQPLPEEPMEVQGAERTSPEPQRENASPAPGTTAEEAMSRGPPPPPEGGSRDDQDGASAETEPWAAAVPPEWVPIIQQDIQSQRKVKPQPPLSDAYLSGMPAKRRKLRSDIQKRLQEDPNYSPQRFPNAHRAFADDP, from the exons ATGGAGCACCGCCTCCCCAGTTTCTGGGGCATCTGGCATCTCGAGGCGTGGCCTCG AGAGCTGTCGGCCATGGAGCCAAATGATAGTACGAGTACCGCTGTGGAGGAGCCTGATAGCTTGGAGGTGCTGGTGAAGACCCTGGACTCTCAAACTCGGACCTTTATTGTGGGGGCCCAG ATGAATGTAAAAGAGTTCAAGGAGCACATTGCTGCCTCTGTCAGTATCCCATCTGAGAAACAGCGGCTCATCTACCAGGGCCGAGTTCTGCAAGATGATAAGAAGCTCCAGGAATATA ATGTTGGGGGAAAGGTTATCCACCTGGTGGAACGGGCTCCTCCTCAAACTCAGCTCCCTTCTGGGGCATCTTCTGGGACAGGGTCTGCTTCAGCCACCCATGGTGGGGGACCCTCACCTGGTACTCGGGGGCCTGGGGCCTCTGTTCATGACCGGAATGCCAACAGCTATGTCATGGTTGGAACCTTCAATCTTCCT AGTGAGCCCCGGGTACGGCTGGTGATGGCTCAGCACATGATCAGAGATATACAGACCTTACTATCCCGGATGGAG TGTCGAGGGGCTCCCCAAGTGCAGCACAGTCAGCTACCCCCACAGATGCCGACTGTGGCCCCAGAGCCAGTAGCCTTGAGCTCTCAAACATCAGAACCAGTGGAAAGTGAAGTTCCTCCTCGGGAGCCCATGGAGGCAGAAGGAGTGGAAGAGCGCGCCCCAGCGCAGAGCCCGGAGCTCACCCCTTCTGGCTCAGCCCCAACAGGCCCAGCACCTGCCTCAGAGACAAATGCACCCAA CCATCCTTCCCCTGCGGAGTATGTCGAAGTGCTCCAAGAGCTGCAGCGGCTGGAGAGCCGTCTCCAGCCCTTCTTGCAGCGCTACTATGAGGTTCTGGGCACTGCTGCCACCACGGACTACAACAACAAT CATGAGGGCCGGGAGGAGGATCAGCGGTTGATCAACTTGGTGGGGGAGAGCCTGCGGCTGCTGGGCAACACCTTTGTGGCATTGTCTGACCTGCGCTGCAACCTGGCCTGTGCGCCTCCACGACACCTGCATGTGGTCCGGCCCATGTCTCACTACACCACCCCCATGGTGCTCCAGCAGGCAGCCATTCCCATCCAG ATCAATGTGGGGACCACTGTGACTATGACAGGGAATGGGACTCGGCCCCCCCCGAATCCCAATGCGGAGGCACCTCCCCCTGGTCCTGGGCAGGCCTCGTCCTTGGCTCCGTCTTCTACCACTGTCGAGTCCTCAAGTGAGGGGGCTTCCCCACCAGGGCCAGCTCCCCCGCCAGCCACCAGTCACCCAAGGGTCATCCGGATTTCCCATCAAAGTGTGGAACCCGTGGTCATGATGCACATGAACATTCAAG ATTCTGGCACACAGCCCGGTGGTGTTCCGAGTGCTCCCACTGGCCCCCTAGGACCCCCTGGTCATGGCCAGACCCTGG GACAGCAAGTGCCAGGCTTCCCGACAGCTCCAACCCGAGTGGTGATTGCCCGGCCCACCCCTCCACAGGCTCGGCCTTCCCATCCTGGGGGCCCCCCAGTCTCTGGGGCTCTG CAGGGCACTGGGCTGGGCACCAATGCCTCGCTGGCCCAGATGGTGAGCGGCCTTGTGGGGCAGCTCCTTATGCAGCCTGTCCTCGTGG CTCAGGGGACCCCAGGAATGGctccacctccagcccctgccaCTGCTTCAGCCAGTGCTGGCACCACCAACACAGCCACCATagctggccctgccccaggggGACCTGCTCAGCCTCCACCCCCTCAACCTTCCACAGCTGATCTTCAGTTCTCTCAGCTCCTGGGGAACCTACTGGGGCCTGCAGGGCCAGGGACTGGAGGGCCTGGCGTGCCTTCTCCCACCATCACTGTGGCAATGCCTGGTGTCCCTGCCTTTCTCCAGGGCATGACTGACTTCTTGCAG GCAACACAGAcagcccctccaccccctccacctcctccacccccacccccagagcagCAGACCATGCCCCCACCAGGGTCCCCTTCCAGTGGTGCAGGGAGTCCTGGAGGTCTAGGCCTTGAGAGCCTGCCACCGGAGTTTTACACCTCAGTGGTGCAGGGTGTGCTCAGCTCCCTGCTGGGTTCCCTGGGGGCTCGGGCTGGCAGCAGTGAAAGTATCGCTGCCTTCATACAGCGCCTCAGTGGATCCAGCAACATCTTTGAGCCTGGAGCTGATGGGGCTCTCG GATTCTTTGGGGCCCTGCTCTCTCTTCTGTGCCAGAACTTCTCCATGGTGGATGTAGTGATGCTTCTCCATGGGCATTTCCAGCCACTGCAGCGGCTTCAGCCCCAGCTACGATCCTTCTTCCACCAGCACTATCTGGGTGGTCAGGAGCCCACACCCAGTAACATCCGG ATGGCAACCCACACATTGATCACGGGTCTAGAAGAATATGTGCGGGAAAGTTTT TCTTTGGTGCAGGTTCAGCCAGGTGTGGACATCATCCGGACAAATCTGGAATTTCTCCAGGAGCAGTTTAATAGCATCGCTGCTCATGTGTTACACTGCACAG ACAGTGGATTTGGGGCCCGGTTGCTGGAGTTGTGTAACCAGGGACTGTTTGAATGTCTGGCCCTGAACCTGCACTGCTTGGGGGGACAGCAGATGGAGCTTGCTGCTGTTATCAATGGCCGGATT CGTCGTATGTCTCGTGGGGTGAATCCCTCCTTGGTGAGCTGGCTGACCACTATGATGGGACTGAGGCTTCAGGTGGTACTggagcacatgcctgtaggccctgATGCCATCCTCAGATACGTTCGCAGGGTTGGTGATCCCCCCCAG CCACTTCCTGAGGAACCAATGGAAGTTCAGGGAGCAGAAAGAACTTCCCCTGAGCCTCAG CGGGAGAATGCTTCCCCAGCTCCCGGGACAACAGCAGAAGAGGCCATGTCCCGAGGTCCACCTCCGCCTCCTGAGGGAGGCTCCCGAGATGATCAGGATGGAGCTTCAGCTGAGACAGAACCTTGGGCAGCTGCAGTTCCCCCA GAATGGGTCCCTATTATCCAGCAGGACATTCAGAGCCAGCGGAAGGTGAAACCACAGCCCCCTTTGAGCGATGCCTACCTCAGTGGTATGCCTGCTAAAAGACGCAAG CTCCGGTCTGATATACAAAAACGACTGCAGGAAGACCCCAACTATAGCCCCCAGCGCTTCCCTAATGCCCACCGGGCCTTTGCTGATGATCCCTAG
- the BAG6 gene encoding large proline-rich protein BAG6 isoform X4 produces the protein MEHRLPSFWGIWHLEAWPRELSAMEPNDSTSTAVEEPDSLEVLVKTLDSQTRTFIVGAQMNVKEFKEHIAASVSIPSEKQRLIYQGRVLQDDKKLQEYNVGGKVIHLVERAPPQTQLPSGASSGTGSASATHGGGPSPGTRGPGASVHDRNANSYVMVGTFNLPSDGSAVDVHINMEQAPIQSEPRVRLVMAQHMIRDIQTLLSRMECRGAPQVQHSQLPPQMPTVAPEPVALSSQTSEPVESEVPPREPMEAEGVEERAPAQSPELTPSGSAPTGPAPASETNAPNHPSPAEYVEVLQELQRLESRLQPFLQRYYEVLGTAATTDYNNNHEGREEDQRLINLVGESLRLLGNTFVALSDLRCNLACAPPRHLHVVRPMSHYTTPMVLQQAAIPIQINVGTTVTMTGNGTRPPPNPNAEAPPPGPGQASSLAPSSTTVESSSEGASPPGPAPPPATSHPRVIRISHQSVEPVVMMHMNIQDSGTQPGGVPSAPTGPLGPPGHGQTLGSTLIQLPSLPPEFMHAVAHQITHQAMVAAVASAAAGQQVPGFPTAPTRVVIARPTPPQARPSHPGGPPVSGALGTGLGTNASLAQMVSGLVGQLLMQPVLVAQGTPGMAPPPAPATASASAGTTNTATIAGPAPGGPAQPPPPQPSTADLQFSQLLGNLLGPAGPGTGGPGVPSPTITVAMPGVPAFLQGMTDFLQATQTAPPPPPPPPPPPPEQQTMPPPGSPSSGAGSPGGLGLESLPPEFYTSVVQGVLSSLLGSLGARAGSSESIAAFIQRLSGSSNIFEPGADGALGFFGALLSLLCQNFSMVDVVMLLHGHFQPLQRLQPQLRSFFHQHYLGGQEPTPSNIRMATHTLITGLEEYVRESFSLVQVQPGVDIIRTNLEFLQEQFNSIAAHVLHCTDSGFGARLLELCNQGLFECLALNLHCLGGQQMELAAVINGRIRRMSRGVNPSLVSWLTTMMGLRLQVVLEHMPVGPDAILRYVRRVGDPPQPLPEEPMEVQGAERTSPEPQRENASPAPGTTAEEAMSRGPPPPPEGGSRDDQDGASAETEPWAAAVPPEWVPIIQQDIQSQRKVKPQPPLSDAYLSGMPAKRRKTMQGEGPQLLLSEAVSRAAKAAGARPLTSPESLSRDLEAPEVQESYRHQLRSDIQKRLQEDPNYSPQRFPNAHRAFADDP, from the exons ATGGAGCACCGCCTCCCCAGTTTCTGGGGCATCTGGCATCTCGAGGCGTGGCCTCG AGAGCTGTCGGCCATGGAGCCAAATGATAGTACGAGTACCGCTGTGGAGGAGCCTGATAGCTTGGAGGTGCTGGTGAAGACCCTGGACTCTCAAACTCGGACCTTTATTGTGGGGGCCCAG ATGAATGTAAAAGAGTTCAAGGAGCACATTGCTGCCTCTGTCAGTATCCCATCTGAGAAACAGCGGCTCATCTACCAGGGCCGAGTTCTGCAAGATGATAAGAAGCTCCAGGAATATA ATGTTGGGGGAAAGGTTATCCACCTGGTGGAACGGGCTCCTCCTCAAACTCAGCTCCCTTCTGGGGCATCTTCTGGGACAGGGTCTGCTTCAGCCACCCATGGTGGGGGACCCTCACCTGGTACTCGGGGGCCTGGGGCCTCTGTTCATGACCGGAATGCCAACAGCTATGTCATGGTTGGAACCTTCAATCTTCCT AGTGACGGCTCTGCTGTGGATGTTCACATCAACATGGAACAGGCCCCGATTCAG AGTGAGCCCCGGGTACGGCTGGTGATGGCTCAGCACATGATCAGAGATATACAGACCTTACTATCCCGGATGGAG TGTCGAGGGGCTCCCCAAGTGCAGCACAGTCAGCTACCCCCACAGATGCCGACTGTGGCCCCAGAGCCAGTAGCCTTGAGCTCTCAAACATCAGAACCAGTGGAAAGTGAAGTTCCTCCTCGGGAGCCCATGGAGGCAGAAGGAGTGGAAGAGCGCGCCCCAGCGCAGAGCCCGGAGCTCACCCCTTCTGGCTCAGCCCCAACAGGCCCAGCACCTGCCTCAGAGACAAATGCACCCAA CCATCCTTCCCCTGCGGAGTATGTCGAAGTGCTCCAAGAGCTGCAGCGGCTGGAGAGCCGTCTCCAGCCCTTCTTGCAGCGCTACTATGAGGTTCTGGGCACTGCTGCCACCACGGACTACAACAACAAT CATGAGGGCCGGGAGGAGGATCAGCGGTTGATCAACTTGGTGGGGGAGAGCCTGCGGCTGCTGGGCAACACCTTTGTGGCATTGTCTGACCTGCGCTGCAACCTGGCCTGTGCGCCTCCACGACACCTGCATGTGGTCCGGCCCATGTCTCACTACACCACCCCCATGGTGCTCCAGCAGGCAGCCATTCCCATCCAG ATCAATGTGGGGACCACTGTGACTATGACAGGGAATGGGACTCGGCCCCCCCCGAATCCCAATGCGGAGGCACCTCCCCCTGGTCCTGGGCAGGCCTCGTCCTTGGCTCCGTCTTCTACCACTGTCGAGTCCTCAAGTGAGGGGGCTTCCCCACCAGGGCCAGCTCCCCCGCCAGCCACCAGTCACCCAAGGGTCATCCGGATTTCCCATCAAAGTGTGGAACCCGTGGTCATGATGCACATGAACATTCAAG ATTCTGGCACACAGCCCGGTGGTGTTCCGAGTGCTCCCACTGGCCCCCTAGGACCCCCTGGTCATGGCCAGACCCTGG GCTCCACCCTCATCcagctgccctccctgccccctgagTTCATGCACGCCGTCGCCCACCAGATCACTCATCAGGCCATGGTGGCAGCTGTTGCCTCCGCGGCCGCAG GACAGCAAGTGCCAGGCTTCCCGACAGCTCCAACCCGAGTGGTGATTGCCCGGCCCACCCCTCCACAGGCTCGGCCTTCCCATCCTGGGGGCCCCCCAGTCTCTGGGGCTCTG GGCACTGGGCTGGGCACCAATGCCTCGCTGGCCCAGATGGTGAGCGGCCTTGTGGGGCAGCTCCTTATGCAGCCTGTCCTCGTGG CTCAGGGGACCCCAGGAATGGctccacctccagcccctgccaCTGCTTCAGCCAGTGCTGGCACCACCAACACAGCCACCATagctggccctgccccaggggGACCTGCTCAGCCTCCACCCCCTCAACCTTCCACAGCTGATCTTCAGTTCTCTCAGCTCCTGGGGAACCTACTGGGGCCTGCAGGGCCAGGGACTGGAGGGCCTGGCGTGCCTTCTCCCACCATCACTGTGGCAATGCCTGGTGTCCCTGCCTTTCTCCAGGGCATGACTGACTTCTTGCAG GCAACACAGAcagcccctccaccccctccacctcctccacccccacccccagagcagCAGACCATGCCCCCACCAGGGTCCCCTTCCAGTGGTGCAGGGAGTCCTGGAGGTCTAGGCCTTGAGAGCCTGCCACCGGAGTTTTACACCTCAGTGGTGCAGGGTGTGCTCAGCTCCCTGCTGGGTTCCCTGGGGGCTCGGGCTGGCAGCAGTGAAAGTATCGCTGCCTTCATACAGCGCCTCAGTGGATCCAGCAACATCTTTGAGCCTGGAGCTGATGGGGCTCTCG GATTCTTTGGGGCCCTGCTCTCTCTTCTGTGCCAGAACTTCTCCATGGTGGATGTAGTGATGCTTCTCCATGGGCATTTCCAGCCACTGCAGCGGCTTCAGCCCCAGCTACGATCCTTCTTCCACCAGCACTATCTGGGTGGTCAGGAGCCCACACCCAGTAACATCCGG ATGGCAACCCACACATTGATCACGGGTCTAGAAGAATATGTGCGGGAAAGTTTT TCTTTGGTGCAGGTTCAGCCAGGTGTGGACATCATCCGGACAAATCTGGAATTTCTCCAGGAGCAGTTTAATAGCATCGCTGCTCATGTGTTACACTGCACAG ACAGTGGATTTGGGGCCCGGTTGCTGGAGTTGTGTAACCAGGGACTGTTTGAATGTCTGGCCCTGAACCTGCACTGCTTGGGGGGACAGCAGATGGAGCTTGCTGCTGTTATCAATGGCCGGATT CGTCGTATGTCTCGTGGGGTGAATCCCTCCTTGGTGAGCTGGCTGACCACTATGATGGGACTGAGGCTTCAGGTGGTACTggagcacatgcctgtaggccctgATGCCATCCTCAGATACGTTCGCAGGGTTGGTGATCCCCCCCAG CCACTTCCTGAGGAACCAATGGAAGTTCAGGGAGCAGAAAGAACTTCCCCTGAGCCTCAG CGGGAGAATGCTTCCCCAGCTCCCGGGACAACAGCAGAAGAGGCCATGTCCCGAGGTCCACCTCCGCCTCCTGAGGGAGGCTCCCGAGATGATCAGGATGGAGCTTCAGCTGAGACAGAACCTTGGGCAGCTGCAGTTCCCCCA GAATGGGTCCCTATTATCCAGCAGGACATTCAGAGCCAGCGGAAGGTGAAACCACAGCCCCCTTTGAGCGATGCCTACCTCAGTGGTATGCCTGCTAAAAGACGCAAG ACGATGCAGGGTGAGGgcccccagctgctcctctcAGAGGCCGTGAGCCGGGCAGCTAAGGCAGCCGGAGCTCGGCCCCTGACAAGCCCGGAGAGCCTGAGCCGGGACCTGGAGGCACCAGAGGTTCAGGAGAGCTACAGGCACCAG CTCCGGTCTGATATACAAAAACGACTGCAGGAAGACCCCAACTATAGCCCCCAGCGCTTCCCTAATGCCCACCGGGCCTTTGCTGATGATCCCTAG